The nucleotide sequence AAAACCACAAAAGTATTAAGATTAAAAAGTCTAGCATTAACTCGAACGCGCCGTACGAAATAGTTTTTGAAGACATATCCGGAGTTATATATCCGTTAAGTTCAGGTGATAAGTCGTCAATACATGACGAATTTACTTTTTACAAATCTATAAACCATGACGATGATTCAATTGAGAATGAAGATTTAAATGTTATTAAAGACTCTTTTAGTCAAGTAAGAGAAAAGATTAGAAGTGTTTTTACCCCAATTTATCTTCCACTTACAAGAAAAGACGGTAATTTCGATGAAAGATTTTCAAGACGCCCTTCAAGACCTCGAACTGAATCCTACTTAGATTCTTCAGTTCGCAGAGCAGTAATACTGGTCAAGGATTATAATCAAAACATTACATATTTAGAGAACAAACGTCTTGAATCTTTAAAGGGGGAAGTATTACATAAAGCTCTACTTACTCAGGACTTTAGTATAGATGAGCTTCTTTTAAAAAACCAAAGCTTATCTGTTGAAGATAGGGCAAACGTAATATCAGCTATCTCTGACTTGAGAATTTCTGTAGAAGAAGATCTTAACACCTTAATATATAAAATAGAAGAATCAAAAAATTCGTATTATATAAACGAAAAACATGAATTGGAAATAATTTCACCAATCGGTTTTGCTAACTATATTTCTGCAGTTTCGCAATTAAATAAATTTAGGGAAACCTCTAACATAATAAGGAAGGCAAACGAAGTAAGAAAGCGCTTGAGAAGCCATATTACAAATCTTTTAAGTGTAGTAAATAACTTTTTTTACGATGGTGGAAAAGAGATATATCTAGACAATGCTGGATTAATTAAATTTAGGAACCTAGGGACAGAGGAACCCGGAACAAGTGTAACTGCTTTATCATCAGGTGAAAAACAAATATTGATATTTTTCGTGTACATAATTCTTGGACTGAGAGTTAGTAATAATACAGGAATTTTTATTATAGATGAACCGGAACTATCATTGCATCTTGAATGGCAACAAAAATTTGTTCCAAGCCTACTAAATGTTACCAAGGAAATTCAAATGGTTTTTGCTACCCATTCTCCTGAAATAATTGGAGACATGTTGAATAATTGTGTAGAAGTGAGAGGATATTAAATGAATAAACCTCCTGCTTATAGTGATAGAGGAAGGGCAGCAGTAGCTACGCTTTATACTCCTTACAATGATTTAACAATTTTTGTAGAAGATAAATCTCTTCCACATTTATATTACGTAATATTTCAAAGAATGTTTAATGATAGATTAAAAATAAGGCGAGTAATCCCTTTGGGAGGAAAAAGGAAGGTCATATCTGAATTTAAAGCGTATCGTTCTGGAGTAAAAAGGCATCCAGAACCATGCTTTTTTGTTCTTGATAGAGATTTAGATCCCTACATTGGAAATGATCAAATTGTCGATGATGCAATTATATATCTTGAAGAGTATTGTATTGAGAACTATCTGATTGAAGAATGTTCTGTATTGAGAGCACTTCAGTGGAAACTTAATGACATACCTGATAATATAGCCACCATAGTCAATTATAAAGGATGGTTAGGTTCAATCATCGATCCGTTTTTTAACTTATTTATATCGTTTGCTGTATGCAGATTGCATGATTTAGGCGAAAATGCTAGCATAAGTCCTTTTGTTTTTATAGAGAATAATGGATACCTAGTAGATAATCTAAAAGTCGAGAACTACTTGTCCAAACTGAAAGAAAGATATTGTCTTAAATATGGAAAAAACGAAGATGATTTTAACGTAGAAATTGAAAACATGAGACAGGTTATTACACACGCTATTTTAGACAACATAACTACTGCTATTTCTGGTAAGTACTTATTAGCTAGCTTAATAAGATATGTTAATTTTATTTGCGAAAAAAAAGCTGATGAGAAATTTTTTATTGGTTTACTGGCGAATAATTTTGATATATCGAGACTTGATTATGCTAAGAATAAAATCATTGGTTTATGTAAAATAGGTGATGTTCCTAAATTAGCTTGAAGAATAATTGTTGTGTCCCATTTTCGACGCCGACAAAGTGCTCCGTCAACGAAATTTATAGTTCAATCGCTTGAAGAAACCTGTGCTTTGAGTTCAAGAAAAAAGTGCATCAGCGCGCGGAGAGCCGTCTTGAGATCGAGCCTGGACTTCTTCACTAAGACGCGAAAACAACCCTCCGAGTGTACGTAAGCGTCAATAATGCTGTTTTCGGCATAATAAAAGCACATAAAATGGCAACCGAAAAGTGCAGAGCCGGGTTGCCGGAATAAAAAGGGCACTTGCCAACATCCCATCAACCCCTTACCTTCGATTTGTGCAGATCGGATGGAGGGGTAGGAAAGGATGTTACAAATGCCGCAGCAACAGTTTATCAAGTTTTTGCGCGAACAGGAAGGGTGTTCGATCCAAGAAATCGCCGATCGGGTTCAAGTAAACTGGCGAACGGCAAAGAAATACGCAGATCGGGATAACTGGAACCGAGCTGTAAAGAGCACTGTACATAAGCATCCCGTGATGGAACCCTATGTGGAGATCATCGATACCTGGCTTATCGAAGACGAGAGACTGACCCGAAAACAACGGCATACCGCTGCCCGGATATACAACCGGCTGAAAAACGAGCACGGGTTTACCGGAAGCGATCGCACGGTTCGCAACTATGTCAGCAAGCGCCGCAAGCAACTGCAACTGGAACGAGCTCAACGCTACGAGCGATTGGAGCACCCTGGGGGAGAGGCACAAGTCGATTTTGGAACCATCCAGGTGAGCCAGGATAATCAATTGAAGGAATACAAAGTCCTCTTCGCCTCGTTTCCATACAGCAATGCCGCATTTGCCTACCCGGTGCCCAAAGAGAACCAGGAGTGCTTCCTCGAAGGCATGAAGCGGCTCTTTGAGCAAATGGGCGGTGTTCCTCGTCGGATCTGGTTCGACAACTTGTCGGCTGCGGTCGTGGCTGTGGAATCCCATGGGAAGCGACAATGCACCGACGCATTCTTGCGGTTCAGCGCCCACTACCGATTCGAGCCCGTGTTTTGCAATCCGGCCAGCGGCAACGAGAAAGGCCACGTAGAAAACAAGGTCGGCTATGGGCGTCGCAACTGGTGCGTCCCGCCGCCGGTCTTCGAGTCCCATGATGGGTTAGCCAAGGAACTGGCCGAACGGGCGCTGGCGGATCGGCAACGGAGTCACTACGCAAAAAGCGTCTCGATTGAAAGCCTCTGGGAAGAGGAACAAGCAAAGCTGCTTCATTTGCCGGACGAGCCGTACGAAGTCTTCCGCCTCGAACAGGCC is from Heliomicrobium undosum and encodes:
- a CDS encoding AAA family ATPase, which encodes LYGKYFELSFHKDVTFLYGMNGCGKTTILNILHHIISGNLLNLRKYDFRYLELICADDKENHKSIKIKKSSINSNAPYEIVFEDISGVIYPLSSGDKSSIHDEFTFYKSINHDDDSIENEDLNVIKDSFSQVREKIRSVFTPIYLPLTRKDGNFDERFSRRPSRPRTESYLDSSVRRAVILVKDYNQNITYLENKRLESLKGEVLHKALLTQDFSIDELLLKNQSLSVEDRANVISAISDLRISVEEDLNTLIYKIEESKNSYYINEKHELEIISPIGFANYISAVSQLNKFRETSNIIRKANEVRKRLRSHITNLLSVVNNFFYDGGKEIYLDNAGLIKFRNLGTEEPGTSVTALSSGEKQILIFFVYIILGLRVSNNTGIFIIDEPELSLHLEWQQKFVPSLLNVTKEIQMVFATHSPEIIGDMLNNCVEVRGY
- a CDS encoding DUF4435 domain-containing protein; this translates as MNKPPAYSDRGRAAVATLYTPYNDLTIFVEDKSLPHLYYVIFQRMFNDRLKIRRVIPLGGKRKVISEFKAYRSGVKRHPEPCFFVLDRDLDPYIGNDQIVDDAIIYLEEYCIENYLIEECSVLRALQWKLNDIPDNIATIVNYKGWLGSIIDPFFNLFISFAVCRLHDLGENASISPFVFIENNGYLVDNLKVENYLSKLKERYCLKYGKNEDDFNVEIENMRQVITHAILDNITTAISGKYLLASLIRYVNFICEKKADEKFFIGLLANNFDISRLDYAKNKIIGLCKIGDVPKLA
- the istA gene encoding IS21 family transposase; translation: MLQMPQQQFIKFLREQEGCSIQEIADRVQVNWRTAKKYADRDNWNRAVKSTVHKHPVMEPYVEIIDTWLIEDERLTRKQRHTAARIYNRLKNEHGFTGSDRTVRNYVSKRRKQLQLERAQRYERLEHPGGEAQVDFGTIQVSQDNQLKEYKVLFASFPYSNAAFAYPVPKENQECFLEGMKRLFEQMGGVPRRIWFDNLSAAVVAVESHGKRQCTDAFLRFSAHYRFEPVFCNPASGNEKGHVENKVGYGRRNWCVPPPVFESHDGLAKELAERALADRQRSHYAKSVSIESLWEEEQAKLLHLPDEPYEVFRLEQALVNNYGEVRFETATLSIPQSRPGDTVWLKISWDTIDVLDSLHRRLAQFPRPYMQKSIEIDWKAVLDGFKRRPRAVTHSYFAGMMPPPIRAFLSAPDLIERKKHISSVRQWLERYSLCDIAAALGAEAADSESLDSLSPERIEHRLYKNRHPEFRPIPFAEPYTPAEIIGRTPDLQVYNRLAALGGEAR